A genomic window from Thiomonas arsenitoxydans includes:
- a CDS encoding cryptochrome/photolyase family protein, whose protein sequence is MTSPDPARPLRHLVLVLGDQLDPQASAFDGFDPVQDAVWMAEVAQESTHVWSSKPRIALFLAAMRHFAADLRAAGLTVHYTELDDAANAGSLAAELQRAVQRLRPTQLVMTQPGDWRVMQSIKAAAAALGVPLEVREDRHFYASPTDFAAHARGRKQLRMEFFYRAMRQRHDVLMEGDQPAGGQWNFDADNREAFPKSGPGHVPSPAQFAPDAITREVIALVNQRFASHPGMLADFAWPVTRSQALQALERFMRERLPQFGQWQDALWPNEPWLWHAHLSAALNLKLLNPREVVEAAQTAWRQGQAPLHSAEGFIRQILGWREYVRGIYWTQMPGYAERNALGVQAPLPAWFWSGQTDMACLRDALAQTLRYGYAHHIQRLMVIGLYALLHGVQPQQVHQWFLAVYVDAVEWVELPNTLGMSQAADDGLMASKPYIASGKYIQRMSGGSLCAACRFDPAQRVGAKACPYTTLYWDFLLRHEARLAANPRTVMQVRNLARLSADERARIQAQAQSIRDAA, encoded by the coding sequence ATGACAAGCCCTGATCCTGCGAGGCCACTGCGCCATTTGGTGCTGGTGCTGGGTGATCAGCTCGACCCGCAGGCCAGCGCGTTTGACGGGTTCGACCCCGTGCAAGATGCGGTGTGGATGGCCGAAGTGGCGCAAGAGTCCACCCATGTCTGGTCGTCCAAGCCGCGCATCGCCTTGTTTCTGGCGGCGATGCGCCACTTCGCGGCAGACTTGCGTGCTGCTGGCCTCACAGTGCATTACACCGAGCTTGACGACGCCGCTAACGCGGGCAGTTTGGCTGCCGAGCTGCAGCGCGCTGTGCAGCGCCTGCGCCCTACTCAGTTGGTCATGACCCAGCCCGGCGACTGGCGGGTGATGCAGTCGATCAAGGCTGCCGCTGCTGCGCTCGGCGTGCCGCTGGAAGTGCGCGAAGACCGGCACTTCTACGCTTCGCCCACCGACTTTGCCGCGCACGCCCGAGGTCGCAAGCAGTTGCGCATGGAGTTTTTCTACCGCGCCATGCGTCAGCGACACGATGTGTTGATGGAGGGTGATCAGCCCGCTGGCGGGCAGTGGAATTTCGATGCCGACAACCGCGAGGCGTTTCCCAAGTCCGGCCCCGGCCATGTGCCCAGCCCGGCGCAGTTTGCGCCAGACGCCATCACGCGCGAGGTCATCGCTTTGGTGAATCAGCGCTTCGCCAGCCATCCGGGCATGCTGGCCGATTTCGCCTGGCCGGTGACGCGGTCGCAGGCCTTGCAGGCGCTGGAGCGCTTCATGCGCGAGCGCCTGCCGCAGTTCGGCCAGTGGCAAGACGCACTCTGGCCCAACGAGCCCTGGCTCTGGCATGCCCACCTTTCTGCCGCGCTCAACCTCAAGCTCCTGAACCCGCGTGAAGTGGTCGAGGCGGCGCAGACCGCTTGGCGCCAGGGGCAAGCGCCGCTGCACAGCGCCGAAGGCTTCATCCGCCAGATTCTGGGCTGGCGCGAATATGTGCGCGGCATTTACTGGACGCAGATGCCCGGCTACGCCGAGCGCAACGCGCTGGGCGTGCAGGCGCCGTTGCCCGCCTGGTTCTGGAGCGGGCAGACCGACATGGCCTGCCTGCGCGACGCCCTGGCGCAAACCCTGCGCTACGGCTATGCCCATCACATCCAGCGGCTGATGGTCATCGGCCTGTATGCCTTGCTGCACGGGGTGCAGCCGCAGCAGGTGCACCAGTGGTTTTTGGCCGTGTATGTCGATGCGGTGGAGTGGGTGGAACTGCCCAACACCCTGGGGATGAGCCAGGCGGCGGACGACGGCCTGATGGCCAGCAAGCCCTATATCGCCAGCGGCAAATACATTCAGCGCATGAGCGGAGGCAGCCTGTGCGCGGCCTGCCGGTTTGACCCGGCGCAGCGTGTGGGTGCGAAGGCTTGCCCCTACACCACGCTGTATTGGGACTTTTTGCTGCGGCACGAGGCGCGCCTTGCGGCCAATCCGCGCACGGTGATGCAGGTGCGCAATCTGGCGCGGTTGTCGGCCGACGAGCGCGCACGCATCCAGGCGCAAGCCCAGTCCATCCGGGACGCGGCATGA
- a CDS encoding FAD-binding domain-containing protein gives MTLATEPATLFEPTLAAAQRRLAAVRPADYARSRNHLQGHVTRLSPYLTHGFLGLRDVVQHLSMRHGLGLQDKLLQELGWRAFFQQVWRHEGSGILQSQHLGPLPDRAYAPALPADLCEGRTGVPVIDQAVRTLYATGYLHNHARMWLASYTVHLRKVHWRAGADWMVAHLLDGDLASNHLSWQWVAGTGSSKPYLFNADNVAKYAPAAWHSPGTVIDASYERLDALARQPRDLGPEPGEFVGVAEPALFSEPPDGGFSQADARAVAAQDVWLVHPWALGPVPEGRLPVAVCDADWHARWPWSAARWQFVAARMQALAPVRWFGTTASLLEALKAARSVQGWHNPHLSAAWSDFALATPPPAFSEPTQRCRSFSAYWSRVQILSASSSIQGDLFHE, from the coding sequence ATGACTCTGGCAACCGAACCAGCGACGCTTTTCGAGCCGACCCTTGCGGCAGCGCAGCGCCGCCTCGCTGCGGTGCGTCCTGCAGACTACGCCCGCAGCCGCAACCATCTGCAAGGGCACGTCACCCGGCTCTCACCGTATTTGACGCATGGCTTTCTCGGTCTGCGCGACGTGGTGCAGCACCTGTCGATGCGCCACGGCCTCGGGCTTCAGGACAAGCTGTTGCAGGAACTCGGTTGGCGCGCTTTTTTTCAGCAGGTCTGGCGCCACGAGGGCAGCGGCATTTTGCAATCGCAGCACCTCGGCCCGCTGCCAGACCGTGCTTACGCCCCCGCCTTGCCCGCGGATCTGTGCGAAGGCCGCACCGGCGTGCCGGTGATCGACCAAGCGGTGCGCACTCTCTATGCCACGGGCTATCTGCACAACCACGCGCGCATGTGGCTGGCTTCCTACACCGTGCATTTGCGCAAGGTGCACTGGCGCGCCGGGGCCGACTGGATGGTTGCACACCTGCTCGATGGCGATCTCGCCAGCAACCACCTGTCTTGGCAATGGGTGGCGGGCACGGGCAGCTCCAAGCCCTATTTGTTCAATGCCGACAACGTGGCGAAGTACGCGCCTGCCGCCTGGCATAGCCCGGGCACCGTGATCGATGCGTCTTACGAAAGGCTGGATGCGCTTGCGCGTCAGCCACGAGACCTCGGCCCTGAACCCGGCGAGTTTGTCGGCGTGGCAGAGCCCGCTTTGTTCTCCGAGCCGCCCGATGGCGGGTTTTCGCAAGCGGATGCGCGGGCCGTGGCCGCACAGGATGTCTGGCTGGTTCACCCCTGGGCGCTGGGGCCGGTTCCAGAAGGCAGGCTGCCAGTCGCGGTTTGCGATGCCGATTGGCACGCGCGCTGGCCCTGGTCTGCCGCGCGTTGGCAGTTTGTGGCCGCGCGCATGCAGGCGCTTGCGCCCGTGCGATGGTTTGGGACGACGGCCTCTTTGCTGGAGGCGCTCAAGGCGGCGCGCTCGGTGCAAGGCTGGCATAACCCGCATCTTTCCGCAGCCTGGAGCGATTTTGCTCTGGCCACGCCGCCGCCGGCTTTTTCCGAGCCGACGCAGCGTTGCCGTTCGTTTTCTGCGTATTGGTCGCGCGTGCAAATCCTTTCGGCGTCATCGTCTATTCAAGGAGACCTGTTTCATGAGTGA
- a CDS encoding SDR family NAD(P)-dependent oxidoreductase — MSEQPIVLITGARGGMGRALSAQLHAQGWRVAAVGRDATALADVPSSVRIAADVTTPEGAAQAIAQCAEQLGQTPSHLAHCVGSTLIAPLHRTSAQQWREVLRVNLDSALCVLGAWIEARRAAQQPGAAVLVSSVVAQIGVANHEAIAAAKAGVEGLVRSAAATYAPIGLRVNAVAPGMTDTPLTAGMLKVAAMREGAGKQYPLGGVQTAEQIAEVMAFVLSESASRITGQCIAVDGGFTTIRPLVK, encoded by the coding sequence ATGAGTGAGCAACCCATTGTTTTGATTACCGGTGCGCGCGGCGGCATGGGCCGGGCGCTGAGTGCGCAGTTGCATGCGCAGGGCTGGCGTGTCGCCGCCGTTGGGCGCGACGCGACAGCGCTGGCCGATGTGCCGTCCAGCGTGCGCATTGCCGCGGATGTCACCACGCCCGAGGGCGCGGCGCAGGCCATCGCGCAGTGCGCGGAGCAACTGGGCCAGACGCCGTCGCATCTGGCGCATTGCGTGGGCAGCACCCTGATTGCGCCGTTGCACCGCACCAGCGCCCAGCAATGGCGCGAGGTGCTGCGCGTCAACCTCGATAGCGCCCTTTGCGTGCTCGGCGCGTGGATCGAGGCGCGCCGCGCAGCGCAGCAACCGGGCGCGGCGGTGCTGGTGAGTTCGGTCGTTGCGCAGATCGGCGTGGCCAACCACGAAGCCATTGCCGCGGCCAAAGCGGGCGTGGAAGGACTGGTGCGCAGCGCGGCGGCGACCTACGCACCGATCGGTCTGCGGGTCAACGCCGTGGCGCCCGGCATGACCGATACGCCTTTGACCGCGGGCATGCTCAAAGTAGCCGCCATGCGAGAGGGCGCGGGCAAGCAATATCCGCTGGGCGGGGTGCAGACGGCCGAGCAAATCGCCGAAGTCATGGCGTTTGTGCTGTCAGAGTCCGCCAGCCGCATCACCGGCCAGTGCATCGCGGTGGATGGGGGCTTTACCACCATCAGGCCACTGGTGAAGTAG
- a CDS encoding sensor domain-containing diguanylate cyclase gives MPHEAQITTAPQAIAAARVRLLLATVPVSAVTNASVALIAMALLHGGAPAGFYAVWGGVMIGLQAIRLLVWLIWRGASAENLRPVQRSLRLRVLRAASLATGMSWGAIPAALFPATPIEQSFVAFFLAGVSGAAVAGLAFDAWASGLFVVSVIMPLALRLMGVQTSLSTAMAAMVCIYLLYLGVAIRRGQLQFLQLLDWRTRAETARARTARQAQLNALLAEANQRGTSAPNAAALYAAICRTYAALDGQAPLSIVQRDPITGGFEIAAQSGSNSGPVPMDVLDTSLLDTAWGQNRPQFQGDGRTLDACIPLHAQGQVCALLRVVCANAAERLPCEMDDSLRDWLLNLAASVDRGLQAISQRERIDRLQNLYRALISEGEVVLQSRSAEEMLQRTCDTLATDTQFHAAWLARPDDSGAFRVLARAGEGALQLDHFRVHLNDANRVPLVLRVWDTQTLQVCNDLLRDPDMQPWNSTLSRYRWHAALATPVWRGGALWGVLVFTSPQAQAFDEQTIALCEQVAALLGYGLDELDVKERLSHLQRVEAHRARHDTLTGLPNRYALEQYLPEVIARARRQGSLFAVGMIDLDGFKLINDTWGHSAGDRVLRELTRRLQAVQRQTDFLVRLGGDEFVVVMEDLNPLEVQTGYANSVQRLRQAVAAPFDIAPNVQLPIDMSIGISAYPLDAQDADTLMRLADKAMYAAKPKNRTSENSP, from the coding sequence ATGCCGCACGAAGCCCAGATCACGACCGCACCGCAAGCCATTGCCGCGGCACGCGTGCGGCTGTTGCTCGCCACGGTGCCGGTCTCTGCCGTGACCAACGCCTCCGTGGCGCTCATCGCCATGGCGCTTCTGCACGGCGGCGCACCCGCCGGCTTTTATGCGGTCTGGGGTGGCGTGATGATCGGCCTACAGGCGATTCGGCTGTTGGTCTGGCTGATCTGGCGCGGGGCGTCGGCGGAAAACCTTCGCCCGGTGCAGCGTTCGCTGCGGCTACGCGTGCTGCGGGCCGCGTCCTTGGCCACGGGGATGAGTTGGGGCGCGATTCCTGCCGCCCTCTTTCCCGCAACCCCCATCGAGCAGTCGTTCGTCGCCTTCTTCTTGGCTGGGGTGAGCGGAGCTGCGGTGGCGGGTCTGGCGTTCGACGCCTGGGCTTCCGGGCTGTTCGTCGTCTCGGTCATCATGCCGCTGGCACTGCGCCTGATGGGGGTGCAGACCTCTTTGTCCACGGCGATGGCGGCCATGGTTTGCATCTATCTGCTCTACCTCGGCGTGGCGATACGCCGCGGGCAGCTCCAGTTCCTGCAACTGCTCGATTGGCGCACGCGGGCCGAAACCGCGCGCGCACGCACCGCGCGGCAAGCCCAGCTCAACGCCCTGCTGGCCGAAGCCAACCAGCGTGGCACCAGTGCGCCCAATGCCGCAGCGCTCTATGCCGCGATCTGCCGCACCTACGCAGCGCTGGACGGCCAAGCGCCGCTAAGCATCGTGCAGCGCGACCCCATCACAGGAGGTTTCGAGATCGCCGCGCAGTCCGGCTCGAACTCCGGCCCGGTACCGATGGACGTGCTGGACACCTCGCTGCTCGACACCGCCTGGGGCCAGAATCGCCCGCAGTTCCAGGGCGATGGCCGCACGCTGGACGCCTGCATCCCGCTGCATGCGCAAGGGCAGGTGTGCGCCCTGCTGCGCGTGGTCTGCGCCAACGCGGCTGAGCGGCTCCCTTGCGAAATGGACGACAGCCTGCGCGACTGGCTGCTCAACCTCGCCGCCAGCGTGGATCGCGGGCTGCAAGCCATCAGCCAGCGCGAGCGCATCGACCGGCTGCAAAACCTCTACCGCGCCCTGATCAGCGAAGGCGAAGTGGTGCTGCAGTCGCGCAGCGCAGAAGAGATGCTGCAGCGCACCTGCGACACCCTCGCCACCGACACCCAGTTCCATGCCGCCTGGCTGGCGCGGCCGGACGACAGCGGCGCCTTCCGCGTGCTGGCGCGCGCAGGCGAAGGCGCCCTGCAGCTCGATCACTTTCGCGTGCATCTGAACGACGCCAACCGCGTGCCCCTGGTGCTGCGCGTCTGGGATACCCAGACTCTGCAGGTTTGCAATGACCTGCTCCGCGACCCGGACATGCAGCCCTGGAACTCCACACTGTCGCGCTATCGCTGGCACGCCGCCCTGGCCACCCCCGTATGGCGCGGTGGCGCGCTGTGGGGGGTGCTGGTGTTCACCTCGCCACAGGCGCAGGCCTTCGACGAGCAGACCATCGCCCTGTGCGAGCAGGTCGCGGCCCTGCTGGGCTATGGGCTCGATGAACTCGACGTGAAAGAGCGCCTGAGCCATCTGCAGCGCGTCGAAGCTCATCGCGCGCGGCACGACACCCTCACCGGCCTGCCCAATCGCTATGCCCTGGAGCAATACCTGCCCGAAGTCATCGCCCGCGCGCGTCGACAAGGCAGCCTGTTCGCCGTGGGCATGATCGATCTCGACGGCTTCAAGCTGATCAACGACACCTGGGGCCACAGCGCGGGCGACCGGGTGCTGCGCGAACTCACCCGCCGCCTGCAGGCCGTGCAGCGCCAGACCGATTTCCTGGTGCGACTAGGCGGAGACGAATTCGTCGTGGTGATGGAAGACCTCAACCCGCTCGAAGTCCAGACCGGCTATGCCAACAGCGTGCAGCGCCTGCGACAAGCCGTAGCTGCCCCGTTCGACATTGCGCCGAATGTGCAACTACCCATCGACATGAGCATCGGCATCTCCGCTTACCCGCTCGACGCGCAGGACGCCGACACCCTGATGCGACTGGCCGACAAAGCCATGTACGCGGCCAAACCGAAAAACAGAACCTCTGAGAATTCCCCCTGA
- a CDS encoding diguanylate cyclase, which yields MPYSTSRQDAFKQSTYRRIYPLRVVGMGLGGLAIAGVLIEQHAHPWRWALMIASCLLWPQIALLCARMSANSYRAEKHNLLIDSAIAGMWVALMHFNLLPSVVLVTVTTFDKLSSGMRRLWLISLPGLFGAAVLTALILRPPVQLESSLLIVACTLPLLVVHTLSSSIGSYRLIRTVSRQNKLLEQLRRTDAQTGLFARDHWQQQADAALQLFQAVGQPACLLMIDVDHFKQVNDTYGHTAGDDAIRAVGQLIRDCICEEDCAGRYGGDEFAVLCQNTGQPDALGIAERIRTELLTLRLPHHPNVRLSSSIGVAAAAPAFSNLQAWMQAADAALYSAKHQGRNQVASHPTAPYAAAQVRPA from the coding sequence ATGCCCTACTCCACCTCCCGACAAGACGCCTTCAAACAGAGCACCTATCGCCGCATCTACCCGCTGCGCGTGGTCGGCATGGGGCTGGGCGGGCTGGCGATAGCCGGGGTGCTGATCGAACAGCACGCGCACCCGTGGCGCTGGGCGCTGATGATCGCAAGCTGCCTGCTGTGGCCACAGATCGCCCTGCTGTGCGCGCGGATGAGCGCCAACAGCTACCGCGCTGAAAAACACAACCTGCTGATCGACTCGGCCATCGCCGGCATGTGGGTGGCGTTGATGCATTTCAACCTGCTGCCCAGCGTGGTGCTGGTCACCGTCACCACCTTCGACAAACTCAGCAGCGGCATGCGCCGCCTGTGGCTGATCTCGCTGCCGGGGCTGTTTGGCGCCGCGGTGCTTACCGCGTTGATTCTGCGCCCGCCGGTGCAGCTGGAAAGCTCGCTGCTGATCGTTGCCTGCACCTTGCCGCTGCTGGTGGTGCACACCCTGTCGAGCAGCATCGGCAGCTACCGGCTCATCCGCACCGTGTCGCGGCAGAACAAGCTGCTGGAACAACTGCGCCGCACCGATGCGCAAACCGGGCTGTTCGCCCGCGACCACTGGCAGCAGCAGGCCGACGCCGCGCTGCAGCTTTTTCAGGCCGTGGGGCAACCGGCCTGTCTGCTGATGATCGATGTGGATCACTTCAAGCAGGTGAACGATACCTACGGCCACACGGCCGGAGACGACGCCATCCGCGCAGTCGGCCAACTCATCCGCGACTGCATCTGCGAAGAAGACTGTGCCGGTCGCTACGGCGGCGACGAGTTTGCGGTGCTGTGCCAGAACACCGGCCAGCCCGACGCGCTGGGCATCGCCGAGCGCATCCGCACCGAGTTGCTGACGCTGCGGCTGCCGCATCACCCAAATGTGCGGCTGAGCAGCAGTATCGGCGTAGCCGCTGCCGCCCCGGCATTCAGCAACCTGCAAGCCTGGATGCAAGCCGCCGACGCTGCGCTTTACTCGGCCAAGCACCAAGGGCGCAACCAAGTAGCGAGTCACCCGACTGCTCCTTACGCTGCAGCGCAGGTTCGCCCCGCCTGA